The Methylacidimicrobium sp. B4 genome contains a region encoding:
- the rplK gene encoding 50S ribosomal protein L11, whose protein sequence is MAKEVHAIVRLQIPAGQANPAPPVGPALGQHGVNIMGFCKEFNAKTQKEAGMLLPVVITIYKDKSFTFITKSPPAAVLLKKAANIATASKEPNRVKVAKVAKAQVMEIVRQKKKDLNASSDEAAFRIIAGTARSMGIDIEG, encoded by the coding sequence ATGGCCAAGGAAGTGCATGCGATCGTCAGGCTCCAGATACCGGCCGGGCAAGCGAATCCCGCTCCGCCGGTAGGTCCGGCACTCGGACAGCACGGTGTCAACATCATGGGGTTTTGCAAGGAGTTCAACGCGAAGACGCAGAAGGAGGCGGGGATGCTGCTTCCGGTCGTCATCACGATCTACAAGGACAAGTCGTTCACCTTCATCACCAAATCCCCTCCGGCGGCGGTCCTGCTGAAAAAGGCGGCCAACATCGCCACCGCATCGAAGGAGCCCAATCGCGTCAAGGTGGCGAAGGTGGCGAAGGCGCAGGTGATGGAGATCGTTCGGCAGAAGAAGAAGGATTTGAATGCGAGCTCCGATGAAGCCGCTTTCCGCATCATTGCCGGTACGGCGCGCAGCATGGGAATTGACATCGAAGGGTAG
- a CDS encoding preprotein translocase subunit SecE has translation MALAVAGAAALGWLWVRQRKRVETFLAEVSGELKKCAWPWEPQEKGVRRYRELIDSTVVVAISSVLLAAVVTLADFLLVRVVGFVTRLHL, from the coding sequence TTGGCGCTCGCGGTTGCGGGCGCCGCTGCCCTCGGCTGGTTGTGGGTGCGGCAGCGAAAACGGGTGGAGACCTTTCTGGCCGAGGTCTCCGGAGAGCTCAAAAAGTGTGCATGGCCATGGGAGCCCCAAGAAAAGGGGGTGCGCCGATACCGGGAGTTGATCGACTCGACCGTGGTCGTGGCGATTTCCTCGGTCTTGTTGGCCGCGGTGGTGACGCTGGCAGATTTCTTGCTGGTTAGGGTGGTCGGGTTTGTCACCAGGTTGCACTTGTAG
- the fumC gene encoding class II fumarate hydratase: MRQETDSLGSIAVPADRYYGAQTARSLVHFAIGAERMPIEVIRALAMLKKAAALVNQGLGVLSGERARWIVAAAEEVLAGKFDDEFPLRVWQTGSGTQSNMNCNEVIAGRANELAAGRRGGKAPIHPNDDVNRSQSSNDAFPSAMHLAVGLALHQRLCPELERMVDCLRRRSREFSGIVKIGRTHLMDAVPLTLGQEFGGYVGQLELALADLRGRMPPLYGLAIGGTAVGTGLNAPAGFAEGVCAKLAEWTGLPFFSAPNKFAALASHEPLLAVSSSLRNLAAALLKLANDIRWMGSGPRCGLSELHLPENEPGSSIMPGKVNPTQSEALAMVCIQVMGADAAVGFAGSQGNFELNVFKPMIVFNVLSAIRLLGDSCRSFRVFCLEGLQPNSDVLRSEVERSLMLVTALTPRLGYDRAAKIAQRAYHERKTIREVCLGEGYLSMEEFDALIRPEAMVGNGGAGG; this comes from the coding sequence ATGCGGCAGGAGACGGACAGCCTGGGATCGATCGCCGTTCCGGCCGATCGCTATTACGGGGCGCAGACGGCGCGCTCGCTCGTTCATTTTGCGATCGGGGCGGAGCGGATGCCGATCGAGGTGATTCGGGCGCTTGCGATGCTGAAGAAGGCGGCGGCACTGGTCAACCAGGGTCTGGGAGTCCTTTCCGGGGAGAGAGCCAGATGGATCGTCGCGGCCGCAGAGGAGGTGCTGGCGGGAAAGTTTGACGACGAGTTTCCCCTGCGGGTCTGGCAGACCGGGAGCGGCACGCAATCGAACATGAATTGCAACGAGGTGATCGCGGGCCGCGCCAATGAGTTGGCCGCAGGGAGACGGGGAGGGAAGGCTCCGATCCACCCCAACGACGATGTCAATCGGTCGCAGTCCTCCAACGATGCTTTCCCTTCTGCCATGCATCTGGCGGTCGGTCTTGCGCTCCACCAGCGACTCTGTCCGGAATTGGAGCGGATGGTCGATTGCCTGCGGCGGCGGAGTCGGGAGTTCTCGGGGATCGTAAAGATCGGCCGGACCCACCTGATGGATGCGGTGCCGCTCACGCTCGGGCAGGAGTTCGGGGGGTACGTGGGGCAGCTCGAGCTGGCGCTAGCCGACCTCCGCGGCCGGATGCCTCCTCTTTACGGGTTGGCGATCGGCGGCACGGCTGTGGGGACGGGGCTCAACGCGCCCGCCGGCTTTGCGGAGGGAGTCTGCGCCAAGCTGGCGGAGTGGACGGGATTGCCCTTCTTCTCCGCTCCCAACAAGTTTGCCGCCTTGGCTTCCCATGAGCCTCTTTTGGCCGTCAGCTCTTCCCTGCGCAATCTGGCGGCTGCGCTTCTCAAGCTGGCCAACGACATCCGCTGGATGGGCTCGGGTCCGCGCTGCGGCCTCTCCGAGCTCCACCTGCCGGAAAACGAGCCGGGATCGTCCATCATGCCGGGAAAGGTCAATCCGACGCAATCGGAGGCGCTGGCCATGGTCTGCATCCAGGTCATGGGCGCAGATGCGGCGGTCGGGTTTGCGGGCTCGCAGGGGAATTTCGAGCTCAACGTGTTCAAGCCGATGATCGTGTTCAACGTCCTGAGCGCGATTCGCCTTTTGGGCGATTCCTGCCGGTCTTTCCGGGTCTTTTGCCTCGAAGGGCTGCAGCCGAATTCAGACGTGCTCCGCAGCGAGGTGGAGCGGTCGCTGATGCTCGTGACCGCACTCACCCCGCGGCTGGGTTACGACCGGGCGGCGAAGATCGCGCAGCGGGCTTATCACGAGCGGAAGACCATTCGGGAGGTTTGCCTAGGGGAGGGGTATCTGTCCATGGAGGAGTTTGATGCGCTGATCCGGCCGGAAGCAATGGTCGGCAACGGAGGAGCAGGGGGGTGA
- the rplA gene encoding 50S ribosomal protein L1, whose translation MSSRRSKRYREAAKQLESGKSYEIGQALEALAKMPKARFDESVELSMHLGVDPKQGDQMVRGSLRLPHGSGKKVRIAVFARGSAAEAAKAAGADFVGFEDLIKRVSEGFTDFDVAVATPDAMQEVRKLGRVLGPRGLMPNPRTGTVTDDVAGAVAECQAGRVEFKMDKSANVHVVIGRRSFSVVALQENAVQAMDAVQKAKPATAKGRYLESLTLSATVSPSIPLDPSAWQRKEKKG comes from the coding sequence GTGAGTTCGAGACGAAGCAAGCGCTATCGCGAGGCGGCGAAGCAGCTCGAGTCGGGTAAGTCTTACGAGATCGGCCAAGCCCTTGAGGCCTTGGCGAAGATGCCCAAGGCCCGCTTCGACGAGTCGGTGGAGCTGTCGATGCATCTGGGGGTCGATCCGAAGCAAGGCGATCAGATGGTGCGTGGCAGCCTTCGGCTCCCGCACGGCTCAGGCAAGAAGGTCCGCATCGCCGTCTTCGCCCGGGGTTCGGCGGCCGAGGCGGCCAAGGCGGCTGGAGCCGATTTTGTCGGCTTTGAGGATCTGATCAAAAGGGTCTCCGAGGGGTTTACCGACTTTGATGTCGCCGTCGCGACGCCGGATGCCATGCAGGAGGTCCGCAAGCTTGGTCGGGTTCTCGGTCCGCGGGGCCTGATGCCCAATCCTCGCACCGGAACGGTCACCGACGATGTGGCCGGCGCGGTCGCCGAATGTCAGGCGGGCCGGGTCGAGTTCAAAATGGATAAGAGTGCCAATGTGCATGTCGTCATCGGGCGTCGATCGTTCTCCGTTGTCGCTTTGCAAGAAAATGCCGTGCAGGCGATGGATGCGGTCCAAAAGGCGAAACCGGCAACGGCGAAGGGGCGCTACCTCGAGTCGCTGACCCTGTCGGCGACGGTGAGCCCGAGCATTCCGCTCGATCCGAGTGCCTGGCAGCGCAAGGAGAAGAAGGGATGA
- the xseA gene encoding exodeoxyribonuclease VII large subunit, giving the protein MAGDPLIEEQELDFWGQTRAESAAAGESAQKPLSVSELNRRVRSLLEAGFPQVWVEGEVSNLRSPSSGHVYFTLKDEQAVIQIVLFRSDATRLSIRLREGAAVIVRGRLTVFEARGQYQIIAAEVQARGEGALLERLEALKRKLAAEGLFDPARKKSLPAFPEKVGLVTSLKGAVIQDFLRILERRAPGLEICVRDVPVQGALAARAIAAAIRAFSGPPAVDVLVVARGGGSLEDLWPFNEEVVARALAECPVPTVSGVGHETDFTIADLAADLRAPTPSAAAELIARDWSDWRAEVAQLRTRGERAVARVLELARERLARLAGSPFFHEPRRLILRWQQTLDEEEEELGRSLQRAVTIKRERWEYLVRHWKSLRCEEQIRRRSEQVGQWAARLAALSPEATLQRGYAIAFDEEGSILRVASPDLIGREVGVRLASGRFDARVLRLPPGDSQASGEGEPG; this is encoded by the coding sequence ATGGCTGGGGATCCACTCATAGAAGAGCAGGAGCTCGACTTCTGGGGGCAGACGAGGGCGGAGAGCGCAGCCGCCGGGGAGAGCGCCCAGAAGCCTCTTTCGGTCAGCGAGCTCAACCGGCGGGTACGCTCCCTTCTGGAGGCGGGCTTTCCCCAAGTATGGGTGGAGGGGGAGGTCTCGAACCTTCGGAGCCCGAGCTCAGGCCATGTCTATTTCACCCTCAAGGACGAGCAGGCGGTCATCCAGATCGTCCTTTTCCGCTCCGACGCGACCCGTTTGTCGATTCGGTTGCGGGAGGGCGCTGCCGTCATCGTCCGAGGGCGGCTGACCGTGTTCGAGGCTCGAGGCCAATACCAGATTATCGCCGCGGAGGTTCAGGCGCGAGGGGAAGGGGCTCTGCTTGAGCGGCTGGAGGCGCTCAAGAGAAAGCTGGCCGCCGAGGGGCTCTTTGACCCTGCCCGCAAGAAGAGTCTCCCCGCCTTCCCCGAGAAGGTCGGCCTGGTTACCTCCCTGAAGGGTGCGGTGATTCAAGACTTCCTGCGCATCTTGGAGAGAAGAGCGCCGGGGCTCGAGATTTGCGTGCGCGACGTTCCGGTGCAGGGAGCCCTGGCGGCTCGCGCGATTGCCGCGGCGATCCGGGCCTTTAGCGGGCCGCCGGCGGTCGACGTTTTGGTCGTCGCTCGCGGCGGGGGCAGCCTCGAGGATCTTTGGCCCTTCAACGAGGAGGTCGTCGCCCGTGCTCTCGCCGAGTGTCCCGTGCCGACCGTCTCGGGGGTCGGTCATGAAACCGATTTTACCATTGCCGATTTGGCCGCTGATCTGAGAGCGCCCACCCCCTCCGCCGCGGCGGAGCTGATCGCCCGCGATTGGAGCGACTGGCGGGCGGAGGTGGCGCAGCTCCGAACCAGGGGGGAGCGGGCCGTGGCGCGTGTGCTGGAGCTCGCTCGGGAACGGCTCGCACGACTGGCCGGCAGCCCATTCTTCCATGAGCCCCGTCGTCTGATCCTGCGTTGGCAGCAGACGCTCGATGAGGAGGAAGAGGAGCTTGGGCGCTCGCTGCAGCGAGCGGTCACGATCAAGAGGGAGCGGTGGGAATATCTGGTGCGCCATTGGAAGTCCCTCCGATGCGAGGAGCAGATCCGCCGCCGCTCGGAGCAGGTCGGCCAATGGGCGGCGCGGCTGGCCGCTCTGAGCCCGGAGGCGACCTTGCAGCGGGGATATGCGATTGCTTTCGACGAAGAAGGCTCTATTCTGCGAGTAGCCTCTCCCGATCTGATCGGCAGAGAGGTAGGGGTTCGCCTCGCCTCCGGGCGCTTCGACGCGCGGGTCCTCCGCCTCCCCCCGGGGGATTCGCAGGCGAGCGGGGAGGGGGAACCCGGCTGA
- the purN gene encoding phosphoribosylglycinamide formyltransferase, whose amino-acid sequence MSSERKVTLGVLGSGRGTNFAAIRDAIAAGRLAASISVVISDREDAPILELAREGKIPTAVLRKGSFRTWLEPDIEEELAQCLRRFRVDLVVLAGFMRVLKGPLLAAYRGRILNIHPSLLPAFKGKEAWRQALEAGATEAGCTVHWVEPEVDSGPILGQARVPILSGDTPERLHARIQEAEHRLYPEVIQSVIDRKLWLGIHS is encoded by the coding sequence ATGAGTTCCGAGCGCAAGGTGACGCTGGGTGTCCTCGGCTCGGGGCGCGGAACCAACTTTGCCGCGATCCGGGACGCCATTGCCGCGGGACGGCTTGCCGCATCGATTTCCGTCGTGATCAGCGATCGTGAGGATGCCCCGATCCTGGAGCTGGCGCGTGAAGGGAAGATCCCAACGGCGGTCTTGCGGAAGGGAAGTTTCCGCACCTGGCTCGAGCCGGACATTGAAGAAGAGCTCGCCCAGTGTCTTCGGCGGTTCCGGGTCGACCTGGTGGTTCTCGCCGGGTTCATGCGGGTTCTCAAGGGACCGCTCCTGGCTGCGTATCGGGGCAGAATCCTCAATATTCATCCTTCGCTTCTCCCAGCCTTCAAAGGGAAGGAGGCCTGGAGGCAGGCCCTGGAGGCGGGAGCCACCGAGGCGGGATGTACGGTCCACTGGGTGGAACCCGAGGTCGACAGCGGGCCGATCCTCGGCCAGGCGCGGGTTCCCATCCTGTCCGGAGATACGCCCGAACGCTTGCACGCGCGCATTCAGGAGGCCGAGCACCGCCTCTACCCGGAGGTCATTCAGAGCGTGATCGATCGAAAGTTATGGCTGGGGATCCACTCATAG
- a CDS encoding adenylyltransferase/cytidyltransferase family protein — MGTSRFVPMTEVPHRRTELEGKRIVVTNGCFDLLHVGHLRCLAFARSLGDLLWVGINDDQSVRSQKGEHRPIHPASERAELLAGLRPVDLVTVFSGRRATPFLQAARPSVYVKGGDYRRETLDAEERQALESMEVEIQFFPLVEGRSTSAAWEAWQKG; from the coding sequence ATGGGTACGTCTCGATTCGTCCCGATGACCGAGGTTCCTCACAGGCGAACGGAGCTCGAGGGGAAAAGGATCGTGGTGACCAATGGGTGCTTCGACCTGCTGCACGTTGGCCATCTCCGCTGCCTCGCCTTCGCTCGATCGCTCGGCGACCTGCTCTGGGTCGGGATCAACGACGACCAATCGGTGCGATCGCAGAAAGGGGAGCATCGGCCGATTCATCCGGCGTCGGAAAGAGCGGAGCTCCTTGCCGGTCTGCGTCCAGTCGATCTCGTGACGGTCTTCTCGGGCAGGCGGGCGACCCCGTTTCTCCAGGCGGCTCGGCCGTCGGTCTACGTCAAAGGGGGCGACTACCGGCGGGAGACACTCGATGCCGAGGAGCGGCAAGCCTTGGAAAGCATGGAGGTCGAGATTCAATTTTTCCCCCTGGTCGAGGGAAGGTCGACCAGTGCGGCCTGGGAGGCGTGGCAAAAGGGATGA
- the tuf gene encoding elongation factor Tu: MAKESFVRSKPHVNVGTIGHVDHGKTTLTAAITSVLAKKGLAEKKGYDQIDNAPEERERGITISTTHVEYQSDHRHYAHVDCPGHADYIKNMITGAAQMDGAILVVSAPDGPMPQTREHILLARQVGVPAIVVFLNKVDMVDDQELIDLVELEVRELLSKYEFPGDKIPIVRGSALKALEGDPEHEKNIMALIAAMDEYIPIPERPKDLPFLMPVEDVFNIEGRGTVVTGRVERGILKRMEEVEIVGIRPTVKTVVTDIEMFRKILESAEAGDNVGVLLRGTKKEDVERGQVVAKPGSITPHTRFKAQVYVLTKEEGGRHTPFFAGYRPQFYFRTTDVTGNVKLKEGVEMVMPGDNVEVEVELITPIAMEKAMRFAIREGGKTVGAGRVVEILA, translated from the coding sequence ATGGCGAAAGAGAGTTTCGTACGTTCGAAGCCGCATGTGAATGTAGGCACCATCGGGCATGTGGATCATGGGAAAACCACGCTGACTGCGGCGATTACCTCTGTCCTTGCCAAGAAGGGTCTTGCGGAGAAGAAGGGTTACGATCAGATCGACAACGCTCCGGAAGAGCGCGAGCGCGGCATTACGATCAGCACCACGCACGTCGAATACCAGTCGGACCATCGACACTACGCTCATGTCGACTGCCCGGGACATGCCGACTACATCAAGAACATGATCACCGGTGCGGCTCAGATGGACGGGGCCATTCTCGTGGTCAGCGCTCCGGACGGCCCGATGCCGCAGACCCGTGAGCACATCCTTCTCGCTCGCCAGGTCGGGGTTCCTGCGATCGTCGTCTTTCTCAACAAGGTCGACATGGTCGACGACCAGGAGCTGATCGATCTGGTCGAGCTAGAGGTCCGCGAGCTGCTGAGCAAGTACGAGTTTCCCGGCGACAAGATCCCGATCGTACGGGGAAGTGCGCTCAAGGCCTTGGAGGGCGATCCCGAGCACGAGAAGAACATCATGGCGCTGATCGCCGCGATGGATGAGTATATTCCGATCCCGGAACGTCCGAAGGACCTGCCCTTCCTCATGCCGGTCGAGGATGTCTTCAATATCGAGGGTCGCGGAACGGTGGTGACCGGCCGCGTCGAGCGGGGGATCCTCAAGCGGATGGAAGAGGTCGAGATCGTCGGGATCCGGCCTACGGTGAAGACCGTGGTGACCGATATCGAAATGTTTCGCAAGATCCTGGAATCGGCCGAAGCTGGGGACAATGTCGGCGTTCTGCTCCGGGGCACCAAGAAGGAAGATGTCGAGCGGGGCCAGGTCGTTGCCAAGCCCGGGAGCATCACTCCTCACACGAGGTTCAAGGCCCAGGTCTACGTACTGACCAAGGAAGAAGGTGGACGCCATACGCCCTTCTTTGCGGGATATCGGCCTCAATTCTATTTCCGGACCACCGATGTCACGGGCAACGTGAAGTTGAAGGAAGGGGTCGAGATGGTGATGCCCGGAGACAATGTGGAGGTAGAAGTCGAGTTGATCACTCCCATCGCGATGGAGAAGGCGATGCGGTTTGCCATCCGGGAAGGCGGGAAGACCGTAGGAGCCGGGAGGGTAGTGGAGATCCTCGCCTAG
- the rplJ gene encoding 50S ribosomal protein L10: protein MRPEKEFLSNEIQDWLEGSAYVLFVDYTGLRAEEFRELRQRLAAAGARCRVAKNQALTRILRKGRQLPEEWTLKGQVAAIAHGDLIAAAKVLRNFTAEFTRPKLAGGLLDQALLGTSEAIALADLPGREELLAKLLGLLQAPASRLLCVLAEPSRALARAVAAHETQLGGKPPEA, encoded by the coding sequence ATGAGGCCGGAAAAAGAATTTCTCTCGAATGAGATCCAGGATTGGCTCGAAGGGTCGGCCTATGTCCTGTTCGTCGACTATACCGGTCTTCGCGCGGAGGAGTTCCGCGAGCTGCGGCAGCGGCTGGCTGCCGCCGGGGCGCGCTGCCGTGTGGCGAAGAACCAGGCGTTGACACGGATCCTCCGGAAAGGGCGGCAGCTGCCGGAGGAGTGGACGCTCAAGGGGCAGGTCGCGGCGATCGCGCACGGCGATCTGATTGCCGCCGCGAAAGTCCTCCGGAATTTCACGGCGGAATTCACTCGTCCGAAGCTGGCGGGTGGTCTGCTGGATCAGGCGCTTCTCGGCACCTCCGAGGCGATCGCGCTGGCGGACCTCCCGGGACGAGAGGAGCTGCTGGCGAAGCTGCTCGGGCTCCTGCAGGCGCCGGCCAGCCGGTTGCTCTGCGTGCTGGCGGAACCCTCCCGGGCGTTGGCGCGAGCCGTGGCCGCTCATGAAACGCAGTTGGGGGGCAAGCCGCCAGAGGCGTGA
- the nusG gene encoding transcription termination/antitermination protein NusG, whose product MKPLEEAHGTGLTKEQGREDHAQPSEEQGQWYVLHVLSSHEGRVKKSIEKRIQTEEMGDLIGQVVIPVERVSEIRRGKRVQMDRKIYPGYVFVRMRLRDARDKLIEKSWYFIRETPGVIGFAGGENPLPMPSDQVSDILRQMEEGQERPTPKTSFTVGDRVKVGDGPFLNSEGVVEEVDLERGKLWISVNMFGRSTPVELEFWQVEKAT is encoded by the coding sequence ATGAAACCGCTGGAAGAAGCGCACGGGACCGGGTTGACCAAGGAGCAGGGCCGCGAGGACCATGCGCAGCCCTCGGAGGAGCAGGGGCAGTGGTATGTCCTTCATGTGCTCTCTTCCCACGAAGGGCGGGTCAAGAAGAGCATCGAGAAGCGGATCCAGACCGAGGAGATGGGAGATCTGATCGGGCAAGTGGTCATCCCGGTGGAACGGGTTTCGGAGATTCGCCGGGGTAAGCGCGTCCAGATGGACCGGAAGATCTACCCCGGCTACGTCTTTGTCCGGATGCGCCTCCGCGATGCCCGGGACAAGCTGATCGAAAAGAGCTGGTACTTCATTCGCGAGACGCCGGGGGTGATCGGATTTGCTGGCGGGGAGAACCCGTTGCCGATGCCCTCCGACCAGGTGAGCGACATCTTGCGCCAGATGGAAGAGGGCCAGGAGCGACCCACGCCCAAGACCTCCTTTACCGTTGGTGATCGGGTGAAGGTGGGTGACGGGCCCTTCTTGAACTCGGAAGGTGTGGTGGAAGAGGTGGACCTGGAGCGCGGCAAGCTCTGGATTTCCGTCAACATGTTCGGTCGCTCGACGCCGGTAGAGCTCGAGTTCTGGCAAGTGGAAAAAGCAACATAA
- the rplL gene encoding 50S ribosomal protein L7/L12, producing MADLNAVVEQLSNLTVLEVAQLVKQLEEKWGVSAAAPVAVAAAAPAAGGEGQKPAEEKTAFNVILKAVGGNKIAVIKEVRAAVSGLGLAEAKALVESAPKPVKEGVTKEEAEAIKKKIEAAGAQVEIE from the coding sequence ATGGCAGACTTGAATGCGGTAGTGGAGCAGCTGAGCAACCTTACGGTTCTCGAAGTAGCACAATTGGTCAAGCAGCTGGAGGAGAAGTGGGGTGTCAGCGCTGCGGCACCTGTGGCGGTAGCGGCCGCCGCTCCGGCGGCTGGAGGCGAAGGCCAGAAGCCAGCGGAAGAGAAGACGGCCTTCAACGTCATCCTGAAGGCGGTGGGCGGCAACAAGATTGCGGTCATCAAGGAAGTGCGGGCCGCGGTTTCGGGACTCGGTCTGGCCGAAGCAAAGGCCTTGGTGGAAAGCGCTCCCAAGCCCGTCAAGGAGGGAGTCACCAAGGAAGAAGCAGAAGCCATCAAGAAGAAGATCGAGGCGGCCGGCGCGCAGGTCGAGATTGAGTAG